The following proteins are encoded in a genomic region of Bosea beijingensis:
- a CDS encoding DUF3606 domain-containing protein, with protein MADDKTNRGPQDRSRINLSEDYEVRFWTDRFGVSKAQLEAAVREVGASSDAVETELRRSTLAGGSKQ; from the coding sequence ATGGCAGACGACAAGACAAATCGAGGTCCTCAGGACCGGTCGCGGATCAATCTGAGCGAGGACTACGAGGTTCGCTTTTGGACCGATAGGTTCGGGGTTTCGAAAGCTCAGCTTGAGGCCGCTGTGCGCGAGGTTGGCGCTTCTTCAGATGCGGTTGAGACCGAGCTTCGCCGGTCGACGCTCGCGGGCGGATCGAAGCAATGA
- a CDS encoding maltotransferase domain-containing protein, whose product MKTGAPMDPYPHRCSSRPPRIYYLHPWLENFASWPATVDRASALGFTHLLLGWPFGSETDLFGTRQLDVAGGVQVQEALQRLARQCATRGMRLWIDLSLDRIAGGGKLASCAPELYRQAERQFLDPRTINTSEQLFAVTHPDFAHFWQRALGDWQSLGVSGVRCHNASAIPLEVWDGILSGAKVNDPCFQSFGWLPEASWQAKADACRVFDFVPSSTSWWTGTETWLFDEYNAIAGNGRLIGFPADPFASRLPARGGAVDDARQSARRVADAALLADGWLLPMGYEYGMDASFAAAKSEDYSIARAQPLNVEASIQSVNEQAEAFGENGTTNRSMRPLSLDSRSTIILRRFGKVASLVEINRDLVEYVASRSSQYIARLSVSSWTEREIDAIAPASGRVTVLRPPASAKPDMVPLPDRNDLVSGRIAIENVAPVADEGRFPVKRSAGDLVAVSADIFGDGHDVIEVELLWRPPGRAEWERRPMRHLSNDRWQATSPILVMGRHAFAVEAWWSEFGTFRRDFAKKRDAGLDLALEIHEGRLLLEKFARSTASDARGVIERHVNCLGPDQDECIDVLLSDDLAHAMAAADPRPHATGSSQIYEIEADREGATFASWYELFPRSITDSAARHGTFQDVIGRLPAIRNMGFDVLYFPPIHPIGRTNRKGRNNTLTPGPDDPGSPYAIGSAEGGHDAIHPLLGTLEDFERLIEEAAAHGLEIALDFAIQCSPDHPWLRDHPDWFNWRPDGSMRYAENPPKKYQDIVNVDFYASGAIPDLWLALRDAVQFWVDRGVRIFRVDNPHTKPFPFWQWLIADIRARDPRVLFLAEAFTRPKVMYRLGKVGFSQSYTYFTWRNTKAELTEYLTELNEAPARDVYRPHFFVNTPDINPVFLHTSGRPGFLIRAVLAATLSGLWGVYSGFELCESAPIPGKEEYLDSEKYEIKPRDWQSPGNIIAEITALNRIRRNHPALQSHLGLTFYNAFNDDVLYFGKRAGEADAIILVAVNLDPHNARLAQIEVPLWEFGLPDNASVSVEDLMQGHRFAWQGKNQPIHLDPHVSPFAIWRISPFTGDVQ is encoded by the coding sequence ATGAAAACCGGTGCGCCTATGGATCCTTATCCGCACCGTTGCTCGTCGCGCCCCCCCCGAATTTACTACTTGCATCCGTGGCTAGAAAACTTCGCTTCGTGGCCGGCCACCGTTGATCGCGCGTCTGCGCTGGGTTTTACGCACCTTCTGCTCGGGTGGCCTTTTGGGTCCGAGACCGATCTTTTTGGAACCCGGCAATTGGATGTGGCTGGAGGTGTACAAGTCCAGGAAGCACTGCAGCGGTTGGCTAGACAGTGCGCCACCCGAGGGATGCGTCTTTGGATAGACCTCTCACTAGATCGCATCGCTGGTGGCGGCAAACTCGCTTCCTGTGCCCCCGAATTGTACCGGCAGGCCGAGCGCCAATTTCTAGATCCAAGGACGATCAACACGTCCGAGCAGCTCTTCGCGGTGACTCATCCAGATTTTGCGCATTTTTGGCAAAGGGCGCTCGGGGACTGGCAGTCGCTTGGGGTCTCCGGGGTGCGCTGCCACAATGCCTCGGCCATCCCGCTTGAAGTCTGGGACGGAATTCTTAGCGGCGCGAAGGTCAACGACCCGTGCTTCCAGTCGTTCGGGTGGCTTCCTGAAGCCTCTTGGCAAGCGAAGGCCGACGCTTGTCGCGTCTTCGATTTCGTACCGTCTTCGACGTCTTGGTGGACCGGTACGGAAACCTGGCTCTTCGACGAGTACAATGCGATCGCGGGCAACGGCCGTTTGATCGGGTTTCCCGCCGACCCTTTCGCCAGTCGGCTGCCTGCCCGGGGCGGCGCCGTCGATGACGCGAGACAAAGTGCAAGGCGAGTGGCGGACGCGGCGCTGCTTGCTGACGGATGGCTCTTACCGATGGGCTACGAGTACGGCATGGATGCCTCTTTCGCAGCCGCGAAAAGCGAGGACTACTCGATCGCCCGAGCGCAACCGTTGAACGTGGAAGCCTCGATCCAATCGGTGAATGAGCAGGCGGAGGCGTTCGGCGAGAACGGGACGACAAATCGTTCGATGCGCCCGCTCTCGTTGGACTCAAGGTCGACCATCATCCTTCGTCGTTTTGGGAAGGTCGCCAGTCTGGTCGAGATAAACCGCGACCTAGTGGAGTACGTTGCCTCCCGATCGTCTCAGTACATCGCGAGACTTTCCGTTTCATCGTGGACCGAGCGGGAGATCGATGCGATCGCGCCGGCGTCGGGCCGTGTCACAGTTTTGAGACCGCCCGCGTCCGCAAAGCCAGACATGGTACCCCTTCCGGATCGGAACGATCTCGTCTCGGGGCGCATCGCTATCGAAAACGTGGCGCCCGTCGCCGACGAGGGAAGGTTCCCGGTGAAGCGTAGTGCCGGGGACCTCGTCGCAGTCTCGGCGGACATATTCGGCGACGGTCACGACGTCATCGAGGTCGAGCTGCTTTGGCGCCCCCCGGGGAGAGCCGAATGGGAGCGCCGCCCGATGCGGCATCTTTCGAACGACCGATGGCAGGCGACATCCCCGATCCTCGTCATGGGGCGGCACGCGTTTGCGGTCGAGGCATGGTGGAGCGAGTTCGGTACGTTTCGGCGCGACTTCGCCAAGAAGCGCGACGCGGGGCTGGATCTTGCGCTGGAAATCCACGAGGGGCGACTTCTTCTCGAAAAATTCGCTCGCTCAACCGCATCCGACGCGCGGGGGGTGATCGAGAGGCACGTCAACTGTCTGGGCCCTGACCAGGATGAATGCATTGACGTCCTCCTATCAGACGACCTTGCCCATGCCATGGCCGCGGCGGATCCTAGGCCCCATGCGACGGGGAGCAGCCAGATCTACGAGATCGAGGCCGACCGCGAAGGCGCTACCTTCGCGAGCTGGTATGAGTTGTTTCCTCGATCGATCACGGATAGCGCCGCCCGCCACGGGACGTTTCAAGACGTCATCGGCCGGCTGCCGGCCATCCGGAACATGGGCTTCGACGTACTGTACTTCCCGCCCATCCATCCTATTGGGCGAACGAACCGCAAGGGTCGAAACAACACGTTGACGCCGGGTCCGGACGATCCGGGAAGCCCTTACGCGATCGGTTCGGCGGAAGGCGGCCACGACGCGATCCATCCACTGCTCGGCACTCTCGAAGATTTCGAACGACTGATTGAGGAAGCGGCGGCTCACGGTCTTGAGATCGCGCTCGACTTCGCCATCCAGTGCTCCCCCGACCATCCGTGGCTACGCGACCATCCGGACTGGTTTAACTGGCGCCCGGACGGTTCGATGCGGTACGCCGAGAACCCGCCGAAGAAGTATCAGGATATCGTCAACGTCGACTTCTATGCCTCCGGCGCGATCCCCGACCTTTGGCTCGCCTTGCGTGATGCGGTTCAATTCTGGGTCGATCGTGGCGTACGCATCTTTCGCGTCGACAACCCCCACACTAAGCCTTTCCCGTTCTGGCAATGGTTGATCGCGGACATCCGGGCTCGTGATCCGCGGGTTCTGTTCCTCGCCGAGGCCTTCACCCGGCCCAAGGTGATGTATCGACTGGGCAAGGTCGGCTTCTCCCAGTCGTACACCTACTTCACGTGGCGGAACACAAAGGCCGAACTCACGGAGTATCTCACCGAACTCAACGAGGCGCCGGCGCGCGATGTCTACCGTCCCCATTTCTTCGTCAACACCCCCGACATCAATCCCGTCTTCCTGCATACATCGGGACGGCCGGGTTTCCTCATCCGAGCCGTGCTCGCGGCGACGCTGTCGGGTCTCTGGGGCGTCTATTCGGGCTTCGAGCTCTGCGAGAGTGCGCCGATCCCCGGCAAGGAAGAATATCTCGACAGTGAGAAATACGAGATCAAGCCGCGCGACTGGCAAAGTCCGGGCAACATCATCGCGGAAATCACCGCCCTCAACCGGATCAGGCGCAACCATCCTGCGCTGCAAAGCCATCTCGGCCTGACCTTCTACAACGCCTTCAACGACGACGTCCTGTACTTTGGTAAGCGGGCCGGGGAGGCCGACGCGATCATCCTCGTCGCGGTCAATCTCGATCCACACAACGCCCGATTGGCACAAATCGAAGTGCCGCTCTGGGAATTCGGCCTACCCGATAACGCGTCGGTTTCCGTGGAGGATCTGATGCAGGGGCATCGTTTCGCGTGGCAGGGAAAAAACCAGCCGATCCATCTTGATCCGCATGTCTCGCCCTTTGCGATCTGGCGCATCTCGCCGTTTACGGGAGATGTTCAGTGA
- the treS gene encoding maltose alpha-D-glucosyltransferase, with product MIYQLHVKSFFDGNGDGIGDFAGLLSKLDYIVSLGVNVLWLLPFYPSPRLDDGYDISAYKAVHPDYGTVADVKRFIRAAHERGLRVVTELVINHTSDQHPWFQRARLSKPGSAHRNFYVWSDNDQLYSGTRIIFLDTERSNWTWDATAGAYYWHRFYSHQPDLNFDNPAVLKAVLGVMHFWLEMGVDGLRLDAIPYLIERDGTSNENLPETHAVLKKIRAELDRTYSDRMLLAEANMWPEDTQAYFGEGDECHMAFHFPLMPRMYMAIAQEDRFPITDIMRQTPDIPESCQWAIFLRNHDELTLEMVTDKERDYLWNTYATDRRARINLGIRRRLAPLLERDRRRIELMNSLLLSMPGTPVIYYGDEIGMGDNIFLGDRDGVRTPMQWSPDRNGGFSKADPASLVLPPIMDPLYGFDAVNVEAQTRDVHSLLNWTRRILAVRKEHKAFGRGTLRFLYPMNRKAFAYLREYDGETILCVANLSRSAQAFELDLAEFAGRYPVEMLGNAIFPAIGQLTYLLTLPPYGFYWFVLAKDAQAPSWHTQAPEPMPDYLTFVLRGGPDEMITPQYRREFETNILPPYLVKRRWFAAKDQKLESASIAYTARLGAGREIALVAIEAVNGKGSERYLLPIGIGWDDEVATALPQQLALARVRRGRRTGFLTDAFTLPGFIQELLSLLKHGSSVRTSAGEIVFRPTDRFDEIALLPEDPIRWLSAEQSNSSVIVDHKLMLKLFRRLAPGRHPEAEMSRALTERGFPNAPTLLGEIVHRPSEGEEESIVVVQAYIPGEGDAWEWTASLIHRVLDEMSREDADLGELLTPYEAFARTLGQRLGEMHVVLAQPSEDEAFSPVRADADQVSRWLDRVSGRVEAACDNLALRLDSLPEPDRALAETVLAARDDLLAFVERSCEVGAGALLHRVHGDFHLGQVLVSSGDVMIIDFEGEPAQPLAERRAKDSGWRDVAGILRSLDYALAAGRRQGAASGQDERYERMSSAFREAMPAALLQAYREAVSGPLSEGEHELLDLFMIEKAAYEITYEAANRPDWLAVPLAGLTSLIERLRETLGRAAIETGNQDE from the coding sequence ATCATCTACCAGCTCCACGTAAAGTCGTTCTTTGATGGAAACGGAGACGGTATCGGGGATTTCGCCGGCCTTCTTTCCAAGCTGGACTATATCGTCAGCCTCGGCGTCAACGTGCTGTGGCTGCTCCCGTTCTACCCTTCGCCTCGCCTCGACGACGGTTACGACATTTCGGCCTACAAGGCGGTGCACCCCGACTACGGTACGGTCGCCGACGTCAAGCGTTTCATCAGGGCCGCCCATGAGCGGGGCTTGAGGGTCGTCACCGAGCTCGTCATCAACCACACCTCCGACCAGCACCCATGGTTCCAGCGGGCGCGGCTGTCCAAACCCGGATCTGCTCATCGGAACTTCTATGTCTGGTCGGACAACGACCAGCTCTATTCGGGCACACGCATCATCTTCCTCGATACCGAGCGCTCGAACTGGACGTGGGATGCCACAGCAGGCGCGTATTACTGGCATCGCTTCTACTCCCACCAGCCCGACCTGAACTTCGACAATCCCGCGGTGCTGAAGGCTGTGCTCGGCGTCATGCATTTCTGGCTTGAGATGGGCGTCGATGGTCTGCGGCTCGATGCGATCCCCTACCTCATCGAACGGGACGGGACGTCGAACGAAAACCTCCCGGAGACCCACGCGGTCCTGAAGAAAATTCGCGCAGAACTCGACCGGACCTACTCGGACCGGATGCTGCTCGCCGAAGCCAACATGTGGCCGGAGGATACCCAAGCCTATTTCGGCGAGGGCGACGAATGCCACATGGCGTTCCACTTTCCCCTGATGCCGCGCATGTACATGGCGATCGCGCAGGAGGACCGCTTCCCGATCACCGACATCATGCGCCAGACGCCGGACATTCCCGAAAGCTGCCAATGGGCGATCTTCCTTCGCAACCATGATGAGCTGACGCTTGAGATGGTCACGGACAAGGAGCGTGACTACCTCTGGAACACCTATGCCACCGACCGACGCGCCCGGATAAACCTCGGCATCCGCCGCAGACTCGCGCCGCTGCTGGAGCGTGACCGCCGTCGCATCGAGTTGATGAACAGCCTGCTGCTTTCGATGCCCGGCACGCCTGTGATCTATTACGGCGACGAGATCGGCATGGGCGACAACATTTTCCTTGGTGACCGCGACGGCGTACGCACGCCGATGCAGTGGTCGCCCGATCGCAACGGCGGTTTTTCGAAAGCGGACCCGGCGAGTCTCGTCCTCCCTCCCATCATGGATCCGCTCTACGGCTTCGATGCCGTCAACGTCGAGGCCCAGACGCGCGACGTCCATTCCCTGCTCAACTGGACGCGTCGTATCCTGGCGGTGCGCAAGGAGCACAAGGCCTTCGGGCGCGGGACGCTGCGATTCCTCTATCCGATGAACCGCAAAGCCTTCGCCTATTTGCGCGAATATGACGGCGAGACAATCCTGTGCGTCGCGAACCTCTCGCGGTCAGCGCAGGCTTTCGAACTCGACCTCGCAGAATTCGCGGGTCGCTATCCCGTCGAAATGCTGGGCAACGCGATCTTCCCGGCCATCGGCCAGCTCACCTACCTGCTAACCCTCCCGCCGTATGGCTTCTATTGGTTCGTGCTGGCCAAGGACGCGCAGGCCCCTTCGTGGCACACCCAGGCTCCGGAACCCATGCCGGACTATCTGACGTTCGTGCTTCGCGGGGGCCCCGACGAGATGATCACCCCGCAGTACCGTCGGGAATTCGAGACCAACATCCTGCCCCCCTATCTGGTCAAGCGTCGCTGGTTCGCGGCCAAGGACCAGAAACTGGAAAGCGCGTCCATCGCCTACACCGCCCGGTTGGGCGCGGGACGCGAGATCGCGCTGGTCGCGATCGAGGCCGTGAATGGGAAGGGCAGCGAGCGATACCTGCTTCCCATCGGCATCGGCTGGGACGACGAAGTCGCGACCGCTCTCCCCCAACAGCTCGCCCTGGCGCGCGTCCGGCGCGGGCGCCGCACCGGTTTCCTGACCGATGCGTTCACCCTCCCTGGCTTCATCCAGGAGCTTCTTTCGCTGCTGAAGCACGGCTCGTCGGTGAGGACGAGTGCGGGCGAGATCGTCTTCCGGCCGACGGACCGCTTCGACGAAATCGCCCTGTTGCCCGAGGATCCGATCCGCTGGCTTTCCGCCGAGCAATCCAATTCGTCGGTGATCGTCGATCACAAGCTGATGCTGAAGCTGTTCCGGCGGCTGGCGCCGGGTCGCCATCCCGAGGCGGAAATGTCGCGCGCGCTGACCGAGCGCGGCTTCCCGAACGCCCCGACGCTGCTGGGCGAGATCGTGCATCGCCCCTCGGAAGGGGAAGAGGAGTCGATAGTCGTCGTCCAGGCCTACATTCCGGGCGAAGGCGACGCCTGGGAATGGACGGCGTCCTTGATCCATCGCGTCCTGGATGAGATGTCCCGCGAGGACGCCGACCTGGGAGAGCTTCTGACCCCTTACGAGGCCTTCGCGCGGACCTTAGGGCAGCGCCTCGGCGAAATGCACGTCGTGTTGGCGCAGCCGAGCGAGGACGAAGCTTTCAGCCCTGTCCGCGCTGATGCCGACCAGGTCTCGCGTTGGCTGGATCGCGTAAGCGGTCGGGTGGAAGCGGCGTGTGACAACCTCGCACTTCGCCTTGACTCCCTGCCGGAGCCTGACCGCGCCTTGGCGGAAACCGTCTTGGCGGCGCGCGACGACCTGCTCGCGTTCGTGGAGAGATCCTGCGAGGTCGGCGCGGGTGCGCTGCTCCATCGCGTGCACGGTGATTTTCATCTCGGCCAGGTCCTCGTGTCGAGCGGGGACGTGATGATCATCGATTTCGAGGGCGAGCCGGCGCAGCCCCTGGCCGAGCGACGGGCGAAGGACAGCGGCTGGCGCGACGTGGCCGGCATCCTGCGCTCGCTAGATTACGCCTTGGCGGCTGGGCGCCGCCAAGGTGCCGCCTCAGGGCAGGACGAGCGGTACGAGCGGATGTCTTCGGCCTTTCGCGAGGCGATGCCGGCCGCATTGCTGCAGGCTTATCGCGAGGCGGTCTCCGGCCCGTTGTCGGAGGGGGAGCATGAGCTGCTTGATCTCTTCATGATCGAAAAGGCCGCGTACGAAATCACTTACGAGGCCGCCAACCGCCCTGATTGGCTTGCGGTGCCTCTTGCTGGGCTGACGTCGCTCATCGAACGCCTGCGGGAAACGCTAGGACGCGCAGCCATAGAGACTGGAAATCAGGATGAATGA
- the glgB gene encoding 1,4-alpha-glucan branching protein GlgB: MNEASVDRVPSLDGATAGALQSGRLQDPFAILGPHQGPRGRFLRVFVPGANSVAVETGAGTVRLRAAEPVGLFVGDIEAGSYRLRISWPGGEQVTEDPYGFGPLLGDLDLHLIGEGRHFELARALGANLDERDGVPGVRFAVWAPNAARVSVVGQFNAWDGRRHMMRRRGESGVWELFVPRLTHGELYKYEIVDRDSRLLPQKADPVARAAELPPGTASIIPRNPSHVWSDSAWMAQRGERQAVSAPISVYELHAGSWVRDADGGMLDWRGLADRLVPYAKAMGFTHVELLPIAEHPFSGSWGYQPLGQFAPTRRFGEPEDFAIFVDACHAEGIGVIVDWVPAHFPSDAHGLARFDGTALYEHEDPREGFHKDWNTLIYNFGRREVANFLIASALYWLEHFHVDGLRVDAVASMLYRDYSRQPGEWVPNRYGGRENLEAVDFLRHLNAVITERQPGAIVIAEESTAWPGVTRAISEGGLGFAFKWNMGWMHDTLHYVERDPIHRRHHHHEMTFGLVYAFSERFVLPLSHDEVVHGKGSLLDKMPGDDWQRFAGLRAYLSFMWTHPGKKLLFMGGEIAQRREWNHDGEIDWDLLADLRHRGVQRLVADLNRIYRELPALHANDAEPAGFRWAVQDDSENSVYAFIRSVPGSRSVLVAINMTPLPRRHYRIGTPHGGRWREVLNSDAGEYGGSGVGNGGNIDAQDIPFGGEVASMELVLPPLAAVILVHDAGE; this comes from the coding sequence ATGAATGAGGCATCGGTCGATCGCGTCCCCTCGCTCGACGGCGCGACCGCGGGAGCTTTGCAGAGCGGGCGACTGCAAGATCCCTTCGCCATCCTCGGCCCCCATCAAGGCCCCCGGGGACGCTTTCTGCGTGTCTTCGTTCCGGGTGCGAACTCGGTCGCGGTCGAAACAGGAGCGGGAACGGTTCGGTTGCGCGCCGCGGAGCCGGTCGGCCTGTTCGTCGGCGATATCGAGGCCGGATCGTACCGGCTGAGGATATCCTGGCCGGGCGGCGAGCAGGTCACCGAGGACCCGTACGGGTTCGGTCCCCTGCTCGGCGACCTTGATCTCCATCTCATCGGCGAGGGTCGCCATTTCGAGCTGGCGCGGGCGCTTGGCGCCAATCTCGACGAGCGGGACGGGGTGCCAGGTGTCCGCTTCGCCGTCTGGGCGCCGAATGCCGCTCGCGTATCGGTCGTTGGACAATTCAACGCCTGGGACGGGCGTCGACATATGATGCGTCGTCGTGGCGAAAGCGGGGTTTGGGAGCTGTTCGTACCGCGCCTCACTCATGGGGAGCTTTACAAATACGAGATCGTCGACCGGGACAGCCGGCTTTTGCCCCAAAAGGCCGACCCCGTCGCGCGCGCAGCCGAATTGCCCCCCGGCACCGCGTCCATCATCCCCCGCAACCCGTCGCATGTATGGAGCGACAGTGCCTGGATGGCGCAGCGCGGGGAGCGGCAGGCCGTGTCGGCCCCCATCTCGGTCTACGAACTCCACGCCGGTTCCTGGGTCCGCGACGCGGATGGCGGGATGCTCGACTGGCGAGGCCTAGCAGACAGGCTCGTGCCCTACGCCAAGGCGATGGGCTTCACGCATGTGGAATTGTTGCCCATCGCTGAGCATCCCTTCTCAGGCTCTTGGGGCTACCAGCCCCTGGGCCAGTTCGCCCCGACGCGACGCTTCGGCGAACCGGAGGATTTCGCGATCTTCGTCGATGCCTGTCATGCCGAGGGCATCGGCGTGATCGTCGACTGGGTCCCGGCGCACTTCCCCTCGGACGCCCACGGCCTCGCCCGCTTCGACGGCACTGCGCTCTACGAACACGAGGATCCGCGCGAGGGGTTCCACAAGGACTGGAACACGCTGATCTACAATTTCGGCCGGCGGGAAGTCGCGAATTTCTTGATCGCCAGCGCCCTCTACTGGCTCGAACATTTCCATGTCGACGGCCTGCGGGTCGATGCGGTGGCATCCATGCTCTACCGCGACTATAGCCGCCAGCCCGGCGAGTGGGTGCCCAACAGATACGGAGGCCGGGAAAACCTCGAGGCGGTCGACTTCCTCCGGCACCTCAACGCCGTGATCACCGAGCGCCAGCCTGGTGCGATCGTCATCGCCGAGGAATCGACCGCCTGGCCTGGCGTGACGCGGGCTATCTCCGAAGGCGGTCTTGGATTCGCGTTCAAATGGAACATGGGCTGGATGCACGATACGCTCCATTACGTGGAGCGCGATCCGATTCATCGGCGTCATCACCACCACGAGATGACCTTCGGCCTTGTCTACGCCTTTTCCGAACGCTTCGTGCTGCCCCTATCCCATGACGAGGTGGTCCACGGAAAAGGCTCGCTGCTCGACAAAATGCCTGGTGACGACTGGCAGAGATTCGCAGGGCTTCGGGCGTATCTGTCATTCATGTGGACCCATCCCGGCAAGAAGTTGCTGTTCATGGGGGGCGAGATCGCGCAGCGCCGGGAATGGAACCATGATGGCGAGATCGATTGGGATCTTCTGGCCGATCTGCGCCATCGCGGCGTCCAGAGGCTCGTCGCGGACCTCAACCGGATTTATCGGGAGCTTCCGGCTTTGCATGCGAACGACGCGGAGCCGGCCGGTTTCCGATGGGCGGTGCAGGACGATTCCGAGAACAGCGTCTACGCTTTCATCCGCAGCGTGCCGGGCAGCCGCTCTGTCCTCGTCGCGATCAACATGACGCCTCTCCCCCGCCGGCATTATCGCATCGGAACGCCCCATGGCGGCCGTTGGCGAGAGGTTCTCAACAGCGACGCCGGGGAGTATGGCGGGTCCGGGGTCGGGAACGGCGGAAACATCGACGCCCAGGACATTCCGTTCGGGGGCGAAGTAGCCTCCATGGAACTCGTCCTGCCGCCGCTGGCCGCGGTCATTCTCGTTCACGACGCCGGCGAGTGA